CAAGGCTTGATCCCAACCTAACCAATGCAGAATCGCTTCTCGACGGCAAGCGTTTTTATATCGATCATGATTATGAAGTCTTGCGTAATAAAGACAGCGCTTCTTATTATAGTGCAAGAGTTTATAATAAAGCTTATTACGAGGATAAGTTTTACCGTTTTTCACAAACTTCACCTAATGAGAGTTTGCTTGGTGAAGTTTACAGAAGCGGAGCTATCATCAACACTACGGATCTTGAAGAAGGAGAAATAGAGCTGGGTGCGACCTTTGACCACTATTTATTGGGTTATTTCCAGGCGGGATTGTCCAGAAAAAAATTCAACTATGGCTACTCACGCAGACTCAATCTGGAGGATCAAATCATTCCTAATAGAATCTTAGGGGAGATTTATCAGTTTCAAGGAGCGTTTGAGAAACAAATAGGCAAATTTGATTTCAAATCTGCTGCTGGGGTGAATTTTGCGGGCGACGTAGAAGGTCAATTTGTGAGAGCGAGCGCCGGTTATGAGATTTTTGATTCTCAGCTAGAGGCTGGGATTGCGGTAAACAACAGCAGTCCGGATTTCAACTACCTCCTTTTTCAGAGTAATTATGTGAACTACAACTGGTTCAATGATTTTGATAACGTCAGAACTCAAGAACTGTACTTCAAAGCCGAGTCTGAAAAATACCTGGATATGGAGTTAAGTCTGAACACCATTCAGGATCAAGTCTTTTTTGAAGAACGACTGCGGTTGAATGCTGCGATGGATACTTTAGGGTACGATGTACGCCCTGCTCAGGCAGGTTCTGGGATTACACATCTTAAAGTCAAGTTACACAAAGAGCATAAGTTGCCATGGAATTTTGGGATGGATCACACAGTGATGTATCAAAACGTCTCCCAAAGCGATAATGCGATCAATGTTCCCGAGTTTGTGACGCGCAACACTTTGTATTACAAAAACCGCTTCTTTAAGCGTGCCCTGCAGTTGCAAACCGGTATCACGTTTAAGTATTTTTCCAGCTATTTTATGGACGGTTACGATCCCGTGCTGGGGGAATTCTACAGTCAGCAGCGTGAAGAGCTGGGCGCGTTTCCATTAGTGGATTTTTTTGTCAATGCCCGCATAAGACAGACTCGTATATTCTTCAAGGTGGAACACGCAAATGCACCTTTTGGAGAGCAAAACTATTTCAGCGCTCCCAGACATCCCTATCGCGATTTGACGATACGGTTTGGTCTGGTTTGGAATTTCTTCCTATAATACAGCGCATATTTCATTCTTAAAAGCAACAATTTGAAAGCTACCATTATTACCATAGGCGATGAGATCTTGATAGGCCAGATCGTAGATACAAATTCGGCCTGGATGGGGCAGCAGCTCAATAACGTGGGGGTTTCTGTTTATGAGATTATCACGATTAATGACGATAGGGTGCATATTCTTTCCGCTTTCGCGAAAGCGGAACAACAATCAGACCTCGTCCTAATAACCGGCGGTCTGGGTCCCACAAAAGATGACGTTACCAAAAGCACGATCTGTGAGTATTTTGATGATGAATTAGTGCTGAACCAAACGGTACTGGAGCACATAGAGAATATTTTTTCAAAGTATGTGAAAGACGCTATTTTACCCGCAAATAGAGACCAGGCCCTAGTTCCCAGCAAAGCGAGAATCCTACATAATGACTATGGGACGGCGCCAGGGCTTTGGATGGAAAAGAACGATACGATTTTTGTATCCATGCCCGGCGTGCCTTTTGAGATGAAGGGAATCATGACCTCTGGAGTTTTGCCTGAGATCATCAAAAAAGGAAATCTACCGTTCATACACCACCGCACCATGATTACAGCAGGAGTGGGGGAAAGCACGATCGCAAAACGTATTGAAGCATGGGAAAATGCCCTGCCTGAAACGATCAAACTTGCCTACCTGCCTAGCTCAGGAATGGTCAGGTTGCGCCTTTCCAGTATCGGGATGGATCGTGTTGAGGTAGAAACTTCAGTTGCGGCTCAGGTAAAAGCGCTTTACGATTTGATAGGCGATATCATCGTAGGGGAGAGCAATGGTGAATCGCTAGTTCATACGGTTTTTAATCTACTCAAGGAAAAAAGGAAAACCATCGCCACTGCCGAAAGTTGTACGGGAGGCAAAATTGCAAATCTGATAACAGAAATCCCTGGGGCATCTACCGTTTTTAAAGGTAGTACGATCACTTATGCCACGCAGTCCAAAATTGATATTTTAGGAATTGAAGGGAAGTTGATCGATGAAAATAGTGTGGTCAGTGCTGAGGTAGCGACTGCCATGGCTGCTCAAGCTCGCGTAAAATTCAAAAGCGATATCGCTATAGCCACTACTGGGAATGCCGGTCCCAGCAAGGGAGACAGCGATGCTGAGGTAGGAACCGTCTACATAGGAATCGCCGATGAGAATGGTGCGGAAGCCTGTAAATTTCTAATGGGAAACAACCGAGAACGCGTAGTGCAGAAAACGGTAAACAAGTCGCTGGAGCTGTTGCAAAAAATATTAATCAAAAAGTGATGAATTCTTGCTTGTGAGTTCCATTTTATATTTGTTATTTTGCAATCCGATTTTAAACACCGAGAATCATGTCACGAGTTTGTGAACTTACTGGTAAAAAAGCGATGGTAGGGAACAACGTTTCCCACGCAATGAATAAGACGAAGCGTAAATTTGACGTGAACTTGTTCAAGAAAAAATTCTACCTGCCAGAAGAAGATAAGTACGTTACTTTGAAAGTATCTGCAAGAGCTATCAAAAACGTCAATAAAAAGGGAATCACCCAAATGATGAAGGAAGCTCGTGCAAACGGGTACACCACAAAGTAATCTGTTTAAAGAATTAGAAGATGGCAAAGAGTAAAGGAAATAGAATCCAGGTTATCCTACAATGTACTGAGCACAAAGAATCTGGACAGCCAGGTATGTCTCGTTACATCACTACAAAGAATAAAAAGAATACGCCAGATCGTCTTGAATTGAAAAAATTCAACCCGATCCTTAAGCGTATGACTGTTCATAAAGAAATCAAATAATTAAGTCATGGCAAAGAAATCAATCGCAACCCTACAATCAGGCTCGAAAAGATTAACTAAAGCGATCAAGATGGTCAAGTCACCTAAGACAGGTGCCTACACTTTTGTAAGTGCCATCATGGCTCCAGAACTTGTTAATGACTTCTTGAACAAGAAATAATTGGTTAATTAAGTTAGTTAAGTTAAAATGTGAAAAGCCATTCTGTGTCAGCAGAATGGCTTTTTTATTTTGACAATGCTTCAATACGGTCACATGCCATTTTGATTTCACTAAACGGATCAACCCATCACCACTCACAAACTCACAGGTGGATGCAATCCACTACTCACAACTCACTAACTCATCAACTCATAGGTGGATGCGATCCGCCGCTACTCATGAACTCAATAACCTCTCTTTAAATATGCTTGGTAATAATTATCGGTGCTTAGGTATTCCTGCCTCATTTCTTTGAAGAATTCAATAGCGCGATCCCGTTTTTCATGATCTGGATGTAAAACGTCATTTCGCTGGAAGTCTAGTAAATGCAACGCGATATACCAGGTATCACTTGTTCTGGTATAGCCCGTGCGATCAAATAGGGGCGATACGCCTTCATTTTCAAGGGCTTTATCTACTATCATACCGCCTAGATTCCAGGTAGAAGATGATTTATCAGTTTCATACCATGATAGATAATACAAATGATCATCTATGATGACGGGCACCATGTCATCAACATATTCATCGTTGCATTCATACTTAATATTGATGTAGTTGTAGAACTCGTCTACATCCTTTGGATCTCTAAAAATGTAGGTATAGACATCAGGCAAATCCTTTTTGAACTTCTTTCCCTTTGTGACTTTATCGTTTTTAAGTTTTGGTGCTACTTGAACGGGAACACATGATTGGAATAAAAATAGAGCTGTGATAAAGTAAAAGAACTTCATACTTAGGTTTTGTGAAATTTATCAACTATTGTTCCATTTAGAGGATAATACTACCGATTATTGTAGTGGAATAACAATCATCGCTGATGTGCCCGACTGGTGACTAGGCTCAAAATTGATACTCCCCTTAATCATGTCTATACGGCTTTTCATATTGAGCACACCATGCCCTTCCTCAGAAGAGCCTTTCATTCCCACACCATTATCATCTACCATAAGGATAAGGTTATCTTTTTGCTTGTAGAGTAGAACACTCATTTCTGTAGCACCTGAATGTTTAATTATATTATTGATCAATTCCTGCAAAACACGATAGAGACAAATCTCAATACGCTCTTCAAAGCGCTTGTCTTGAACACCATTATGCTCAAAATTATATGATATTTCCGAGTATTTGAAAGAGTTGTTCAGCAAATCTTCAAAGGCATTTACGAGACCGTTCTCCATTAAACTACGAGGCATCATTTGATGAGAGATGTCTCTAATATCATCGGCGCTTTTTGAGCAAGACTCATATATTTTATCGAGTTCTTCCTTCTTTTCAAGATCTTCCTCTCGATTTTTTATGTGATGAAGCGCCAGTTTAAGCGCTGACATTTCTTGACCTATTCCATCGTGCAGATCTTTACTGATGCGTTTTCGCTCATCTTCTGAAGCTTTTACAACTGCTTCAAATCCTCTTTCTTTTTCATGCAGCACTGCAGCTTGAAGCTTTTGTCGCTGCTTTGATCTGTAATAGTAATAAAAGAATATACCGCCCAAAATCAGAAAAGTAAGGCCGCCTGTCAAAGAAAGCTGTGTAAGTCTTTGTGAAGCAATCGTAGCGTTTTGAGTCTGAATTTCAAGATTCTGTTCAGTAATTTTGCGTTCTTTTTCAGCAGTCTCAAACTTGACTTCTAAGTTGGAGATCGTTTCCAGCTTTTGAGCATTTATAATGGAATCCCGATGTATAGTTTTTAGTTTGAAATAGTCGAGAGCCTTTTGATGATTTCCTTTAAGTTGCTCTAGCTCGTGTAAATAGCCATAAGTATCCACAATGTTTCTTCTACTGCCTAGCTTTTTGAAAATAAGTAATGCCTCTTTTAAGTATTTTTCCGCTGGCTCAAATTTTTTCTGGTTGTATAGCGCTTCACCTATATTTATCATCGCGATTCCCTCACTTACCTGATCGCCAAAATCCCTTGCCAGATCCAATCCAGTCGTATAGTATCCTATTGCAGCGTCTAGATCATTTTTGAAAAACATCACGGCGCCCATATTAGTATAGAGCGCTGCAATGCCTTCCAAGTGCTGGGTGTCTTGAACAATGCTCTCCGCTTTTTTGAAATGAAACATCGCATCATCAAAAGCTCCTTGAAAATAAAGTGTCGTTCCTTTCTCTAAAAACAGCCCGAAAGCCACATCGTTTTTCAGCTTGTGCTCTTCCGCTGTTTCTAATGCTTTATCAATATATTCTGTGGCTTTTTTTATATCACCTAGTCGCCAGTAGGTCTGGCATAAAGCCATCTCTGCAGTTGCTGCGGTTTTCCAGTCTCTCGCATTTCTGGAACGGTTCCTTGCCTTTTGAAAATATCCCAACGCTCTATCGTAAATACCTTGATATTTATAGACAACTCCTAGTCGCTGATACGCTTTTCCGCGCAAGAAATCGTTGTCTAGTGCTTCAGCGATCTCGAGGGCTTTTTCCTGTTCTTGTATCGATTTTTCATAATCAGATTTATTGAACGCATACAAGCCGCTTACAGAATGATATTTTGACAACCATACGGAATCACTTGGTTGAATGCTTTTCTCCAAAGCAGAAATGAAATAAGACATGCTGTCCAGCTTAGAATACTGGGTACGCACGATGTTCTCATACAGATACTCCAAACGATCCTCATATTCCTGCTGTCCATGAGCTATAGAGCTAAAAAATAGATTGAATAAGAGAATTATGATTCTGGAAAATTTCATGGTTGAATACTTTAAGCCAATTGCAAATTAAACAATCAGCTCAAGTTAGGTTATAGGGCATTTACCTGAAATATAGTTAGTTCTATTGGGAATTTTTACGCTGTCCCTCGGTCGCCATACTGCCTTCGTAGCCACTTCGGCGTAGTTGGCTAGGCTTGCCGAAGGCGCAGCGCGAAAGCGAAATATCTAGAATAAATCTCTTAACTTATTTTCTAGATCCATCACATCCTCTTTCCCGACTTGTAGATGCCAGGTTTTGATGCCTTATTTATTCGCGGCATCAGTGTTTTCTACGGTATCATCTATGAAAAGAGTGTCTTCGGCCTTGATATTATTCTTATTCAGGACAAACTCATAGATGTCAGTATTAGGCTTGCGTAACCCTATTTCATGAGATAAGTAGAAGCCATCAAAAGCATTTTTGAAAGTCTCAAAATCTGCTCCCATATTTTCTTTTATATTCTCAATATGGAGATCATTGGTATTGCTTAGCAGAAAAATTTTATGAGTACGCTTTCGCGAAAGCGTCACCAAAAAATCAAGTCTGTTTGTTGGAAAATCCAGCAACATGCCATTCCAAATTTCTTTCAATTGCTGCGAGTTAAGTTGAGGGATAGCCTCGTGCAGCGAGTTCAAAAACTCCTTTGTGCTGTTGGAACCTACCTCATATAACTTATTGAGCCGATCCAAAGCTCTACGTCCACTTTCATGAACTGAATAAGAGTCGAGTTGCCTCGAGACATAGGTTTTGTCCAGGTTCACAAATACATCACCAAAATCAAATATGATGTTTTTTATAGGCATATCATCTTATTTATAGTATACTTAAGATGTTAGACAGCTTTTTTCAACTTTGACTTTTTCCCTACCAATCTATTCAAGCTTTTCTGGATAATCCTCTTTTTAAGATTTATAGGGTAATTCCGGTCGCCACAGAAGACAGCGGTCATGTAGCGAGCAAATTTTGCACCATAGTGTTTGATCAGGAAACTCCGAAGTTTGGGTTTTCCGTAGAACCAGGCTGCTAGAGTACGGCCGGTAGCGAGCTGTGGTAATAGCTTCTCGTCGAGAATGTCTTGATACCTTTTTGCAGCACTATATGGATCTCCTTGACTTGAAATGATCGCTTGAGCTGCATACCGGCCAGAAAAAATAGAATTTGATATACCTTCTGCGGTAATGGGATCTGCAAAGCCGGCAGCGTCACCAGTGAGAAACACACCATTTTTCACAAAACCTTCTTCTCGTGGCGTTATAGGAATATTGAAACCAAATTTTTTTATCTCTACGATATTTTTGATGTTCATGTCATCAATATATTTCATGCATGCCGATTTGAGATCCAGCTTTCCGCCACCGTTTCCAAAACCACCTACGCCTACAGAGAGATGGCCATTTTTGGGAAATACCCAACCGTAACCGTGAGGTACGGCACCCATGTCAAATCGCACGTTGCGGCAATGCTTTTCATACTCTTCTGGACTCACGTAGATCTCATATTCCAGCGCAGGTATGAGTGTGCGGGAATCTGTGGTCCAGCCAGCCATTTTTGCGGTAGGGCTGTACGCGCCATCTGCGGCTACGACCATTTTTGTTGAATAAGCATTTTTATCTGTGGTTAGTAAAATTTGATCTGACTTATGCTGTAAGGCAGTCAGCTTTTCTCCCTGTTTTAAAACAGATCCTTTTTCAATAGCCTTTTCAGCAAGTAGATAGTCAAATTTATCTCGCATTACCATGCTGATCACGGGACGATCGTCAGAAGCAACTAGATGCGTGCCATCATCAAAATAAATGTCTACTTCTTTGAATTGAAGGTCTACCACTTCTGCCGCATCAAAAGGAAGATCTCTTAGGCCTCTATATACAAAACCGCCACCACAGACCTTGTAGCGTGGCAATTCTCGCTTCTCGATAACAAGAACTTTTAATCCAGCCGCAGCGAGATCATAAGCTGCCATACTTCCCGCAGGTCCGGTTCCTATTACCGCAACGTCATATAATGTGGCTTCATTCATGATTAATGGTCGACATTTAAATGGAGCGTAAAAATCGTAAATATTTAAGAGTTTTTAACATTGACAGTCTCTTTACTTCAATCGATAATTTCTTGACCGGTGGTAATTGAGTAATTGAAGACAAGATGTTGATCCAGAGATCTTAATCGGGAAAACAATGACTTTACTATTGTAAGTGTTATGAATTTGTGGGTGTGGCTCAATGAGCTGACAAATGTGCATTTATTGATAGCTTCAGATGATTTTAAGCACCTTATTGTCAATTACTAATAGATGATTTTTTTTACATATGAAATCTCACCATTTAGTTAGCTCAAAAAATGTAATTATGAGTTTAATCCTATTGTGGTGTGGAAGTAGTCTTGAATTATGACTTGAATAATTGGCAACGAATTAATTTTCTTTTAAGGCTCTTTAACAACGTTCTCAATAGATTTGTCGAAAAATAAATAACTATGAAAAAGCTATTTTTATCAGCTATGGCACTTGTTGCCGCAACAACAATGAGCGTGGCTCAAGAAATCGACTTTGGTGTACAGGCTGGGGTAAACTTTGCAAAACTTCAAGGTGATAGTGTAGAAGATGCAGATGGCCGTACTGGTATCAATGTCGGTTTAACAGGTGAATACATGTTCAACGATTCATTTGCTCTATTTACTGGAGTAATCTATAGTCAGCAGGGATTACAGTCTGAAGATGCCGGAATCGAACAAAAATTAAAATTAGACTATTTAAATGTACCGGTGTTGGCTAAATTTTACATAGCTGATTCAGGTTTCAGTATTGATGCAGGACCTCAAATAGGTTTTATCGTAAATGATGAATACACCGTAGAAGGTGGGCCACTGGCCGGTGAAACCGATCTGGATGCTGCAACTATCGACCTTAGTGCTGGTGGAGGCGTAAGCTATAAATTTTTGGAAGGAACCACTCTTGAAGGTTTATCTATTGGAGCACGTTACATGATAGGATTGAGCAATATCTATGATGATGATGAAGCTTTTGGTGATGACTTGACTAACAGTGTGTTATCAGTAAATCTAGGTTACAGATTCTAATCTTAAATTAATTTGATAATGAAAAGCAGCTCAATCGAGCTGTTTTTTTTGTCCCTAATTCAAGCTCTGGGGTGGTGTTTTTCCATAACTTGAGCAAGGTGGGAGCGATCTACGTGCATGTAGATTTCTGTGGTAGTTATGCTCTCGTGACCCAACATGATTTGGATACTGCGCAGATCAGCTCCGTTTTCCAGCAAATGGGTTGCAAAACTATGCCTAAACGTGTGCGGGCTAATACTTTTTTTAAGACCAGCCTTGATCGCGAGTTGTTTGATAATGTGGAAAATCATCGCTCGGGTAAGACCTTTACCACGTCGATTGAGAAATAGCGTGTCCGTAAACTTAGGATCGACATTCACATGAGTGCGTATCTCATTTTTATAGAGGTTGATGACTTTGATCGTGTAGGGGCTTATAGGTACAAAGCGCTGTTTGTTCCCTTTTCCCGTTACTTTTACAAAACCCTCATCAAAAAACAAGTCACTTATCTTAAGTGATGTAAGCTCACTCACGCGCAAGCCGCAACTGTACAGCGTTTCTAAGATGGCGCGGTTGCGTTCTCCTTCTGCTGTTGAGCGGTCTATGTGGGTGATGAGGTTGTCTATTTCTTCTAGCGAGAGTGTATCGGGTAATTTGCGAGGTGTTTTGGGCGATTCCAGCAAATCCATTGGATTAGTCTCACGGTAGTTTTCAAGAACCAGATATTTAAAAAATGCTTTTAAACTACTGATAAGACGCGCTTGAGATCGTGGATTGATCTCCTTTGCCATATGATAGATGAACTCTCGTAGATGTTGCGTCTCTAGTCGATCTGCGGGCAGTTCAACATCATTTTCTTCTAGCCATAGTATGAGCTTACGCAAATCCCGCGCATAGGCTTTGATGGAATTTTCTGCAAGACCACGCTCTAGAGTGTTGTAGTTATTGAAAGATTTAACGGCGTGTTCCCATTTCATGCATACAATGATTGAATAGACTTTAATAAACGATTATTTATTCCGCTTTCGCGAAAGCGAGAACGCAACCCATCCCGTTGTAAACTTAATCAGTTAGAATTAATCAACCTGTTCCTACTTAAAAAAATCAACGCAATTTTGATGCTTTCTCTACCATGCCGTTAACAAGCCCTAACTTAAAGTTAACGCCTGCCACGGCTCTATCAAGTTATCTTGCATGAAAAATAGTACATGAAAAAGATATTTACAACCGTAGCGCTAGTCCTTACTTGTTTTATCAGTCAGGCACAGGTGGATCAAGATGAAAATTCTGCCGTGGTGGGCGATCAAGATTTTGCCATAGGTGGGATGGCTGCCTTACCCATAGGAGACCCTGCTGATTTTGCAGATTATGGTCTTGGAGTCGAGTTGATGTACCTGAAATCTTTATTCAATGGGAATCTTAATCTAGGAGGTACTGTGGGTTACTCACACTATGTTACTGATAAAGATGTTAATCTCGATGATGCCCAGTTTTTACCTATAGCGCTAACAGGATTATACCCTATAGGTGATTTAGGTTTCGGTGCCGGTCTTGATGTGGGATATGCCATAGGTATCAATGATGGGAATAATGGAGGATTCTTATATGAGCCTAAAGCCTATCTTGAAACTTCTAGATTTATTTTTTCTCTAGGCTATAGAGGGATCGTATTAGAAAATGATACTTTTGATACTATTAAGCTAGGATTTGCAGTGAAACTGAACTGATCTATCAAAAACTAATTTTAAAAAGTCCCTTGATGGGACTTTTTTATTGCTCTATATCTAAGCGAAACAGCTATTTTGATTAATTTGGTCTGAAAACATTGTTATGCGATTGCTCATTGTTAATGGTCCTAATTTGAATCTATTAGGCACTAGAGAAACTGATATTTATGGTAGTAAAACCTTTGAGGACTATTTTGTAGAGCTCCAGTTTAAATTTTCAGAAGTTGAGTTAGCACAATTCCAAAGCAATACAGAAGGTGAGATCATCGATCAACTCCATCAAGCGCATGATGGCAAGTTTGATGGTGTGATTCTTAATGCTGGTGGTTATACACATACTTCAGTTGCCATTGCAGACGCTGTAGCTGGTATAGATCTGCCAGTGGTAGAAGTTCATATTTCAAATGTTATGGATCGAGAAGAATTCAGGCATACTTCTTACATCTCTAAATATTGCGTGGGAACGATCTCGGGTTTCGGTTTAGAAAGTTACTTGCTGGGCATACAAAGCTTTCTCAACGATAGCAAAGACAAAGATTAGATCGTAAGTTTTCTTACAATCATGTTGGTTTTTCTACGTCTAGAATAGTAGAAAGTCTAACCAACATGAAAAAAGCAAGTATATTAATCATGACGACCGTATTATTACTATTTAATTACAGTTTCAGCCAAGAAACTTCTCAAGATTCAACGCAAGTTGCTAAACCATTTGAACCTCGATGGAGTTTTGGTGCTCAGTTGCAGTAAGTACTTGCGTTTGACTACTATGATTACGAGGTAGAACGTTACCACGGTAGTACTGGATATAATTAGAATTAAGGTTTTCTAGCAAATTACAATTGGCATGAACGGCACGCATTACATACCGAGCTCAATTTTCTGATTGGTCAAAGAAATGCGGCTCTGGGAGCAAACCTATAATACGAGTATTCACCTTCTGATCGCTGAAGCATTTATGGAGGTTTAGGAATGGAGTATACTTTTTCCTTTAACTATGAAAGTCCTAATTTGGGGACAGAACGCAGGTTTGTTCCTGCCGCAATGCTTTGTATAAGGTACAAAGCCAGCAAATGGATTACATCGGTTCTAAGATACCAGCGCGATTTGATGGATCGATTCAGTCCACCGACAGATCTTACCTATCCTCAATTGAGGAAAGTCAATCAGGTTGCTTTAGGTATTTCGGTAAGATCCTAAAAAATGGGATTGTTAATATTAAGGCTAGCAACCGCTAGCCTTAATTCAACTTTTAAGATCTTTTATTCCCTATTCCATACAGAAACTGCCATTGTCAGCTAACAGCTAACAGCTAACAACTTATAAGTGAATCACTTCATCATAAGCATCTGCTACGGCTTCCATTACTGCCTCACTCATCGTAGGGTGTGGGTGAACTGCCTTTAAGATCTCATGACCTGTGGTCTCCAGCTTACGAGCTACAACTGCCTCAGCAATCATATCAGTTACACCAGCACCTATCATGTGACAGCCGAGCCACTCACCGTACTTAGCGTCAAAAATCACTTTTACAAAACCGTCAGGCTTTCCGGCAGCTTTTGCCTTACCTGATGCGCTGAACGGGAATTTACCCACTTTGATCTCGTAACCTTCTTCTTTAGCTTGAGCTTCAGTAAGTCCTACGCTCGCGATTTCAGGAGTAGAGTAGGTACAACCTGGGATGTTCCCGTAATCGAGTGGCTCCACGTGCATGTCAGCTATTTTCTCCACACAGAGAATACCTTCTGCACTGGCTACATGAGCAAGAGCTGGTCCAGCGGTAATATCACCTATGGCATAATATCCCGGCATATTCGTCTGGTACCACTTGTTGACAAGTACCTTACCACGATCTGTAGAAATCCCTACTTCTTCCAGACCTATATTTTTGATATTGGTTTCAATTCCTACGGCGCTCAATACGATGTCTGCCTCAAGAACCTCTTCGCCTTTTTTAGTCTTAACGTGAGCTTTGACGCCGTCACCACTGGTATCTACCTTAGTCACTTCGCTACTGGTCATCACCTTAATTCCAGACTTTTTGAAGCTGCGCTCCATTTGCTTGGAAACATCGGCATCCTCAACGGGTACGATACGATCTAGATATTCTACGATCGTTACCTCAGTTCCCATAGCGTTGTAGAAATAAGCAAATTCAACACCTATCGCTCCTGAGCCTACTACGATCATTTTTTTCGGCTGGCTTTCCAGCGTCATTGCCTCGCGATAACCTATCACTTTTTTACCATCTTGTGGTAGTGAAGGTAACTGTCTGGATTTTGCTCCAGTTGCGATGATGATGTGGTCTGCCTCAACGGTAGAAGTGCTACCATCTTCAGCTTTTACTTCTATTTTCTTTCCTTTTTTAAGCGTACCGTAACCCATGATTACCTCGATC
This genomic interval from Nonlabens spongiae contains the following:
- a CDS encoding porin family protein, whose product is MKKLFLSAMALVAATTMSVAQEIDFGVQAGVNFAKLQGDSVEDADGRTGINVGLTGEYMFNDSFALFTGVIYSQQGLQSEDAGIEQKLKLDYLNVPVLAKFYIADSGFSIDAGPQIGFIVNDEYTVEGGPLAGETDLDAATIDLSAGGGVSYKFLEGTTLEGLSIGARYMIGLSNIYDDDEAFGDDLTNSVLSVNLGYRF
- the xerD gene encoding site-specific tyrosine recombinase XerD, encoding MKWEHAVKSFNNYNTLERGLAENSIKAYARDLRKLILWLEENDVELPADRLETQHLREFIYHMAKEINPRSQARLISSLKAFFKYLVLENYRETNPMDLLESPKTPRKLPDTLSLEEIDNLITHIDRSTAEGERNRAILETLYSCGLRVSELTSLKISDLFFDEGFVKVTGKGNKQRFVPISPYTIKVINLYKNEIRTHVNVDPKFTDTLFLNRRGKGLTRAMIFHIIKQLAIKAGLKKSISPHTFRHSFATHLLENGADLRSIQIMLGHESITTTEIYMHVDRSHLAQVMEKHHPRA
- the aroQ gene encoding type II 3-dehydroquinate dehydratase, with product MRLLIVNGPNLNLLGTRETDIYGSKTFEDYFVELQFKFSEVELAQFQSNTEGEIIDQLHQAHDGKFDGVILNAGGYTHTSVAIADAVAGIDLPVVEVHISNVMDREEFRHTSYISKYCVGTISGFGLESYLLGIQSFLNDSKDKD
- the lpdA gene encoding dihydrolipoyl dehydrogenase, which translates into the protein MSKYDVIVLGSGPGGYVTAIRASQLGMKVAIVEKESLGGVCLNWGCIPTKALIKSADVFNYLNHAADYGLKADNVDKDFDAVVKRSRDVANGMSKGVQFLMKKNKIEVIMGYGTLKKGKKIEVKAEDGSTSTVEADHIIIATGAKSRQLPSLPQDGKKVIGYREAMTLESQPKKMIVVGSGAIGVEFAYFYNAMGTEVTIVEYLDRIVPVEDADVSKQMERSFKKSGIKVMTSSEVTKVDTSGDGVKAHVKTKKGEEVLEADIVLSAVGIETNIKNIGLEEVGISTDRGKVLVNKWYQTNMPGYYAIGDITAGPALAHVASAEGILCVEKIADMHVEPLDYGNIPGCTYSTPEIASVGLTEAQAKEEGYEIKVGKFPFSASGKAKAAGKPDGFVKVIFDAKYGEWLGCHMIGAGVTDMIAEAVVARKLETTGHEILKAVHPHPTMSEAVMEAVADAYDEVIHL